The genomic DNA TCAAAAATAATACTGCCACCTAGCTCCACCTctgttggttgtttttgCTATAGGTTGACAAAGAAGGGCTATGAGACTAAATATAAAATTTGACTGTCCGATTTCAGTAAAAAGAGGCTTTAACCTTCGAAAAGCTTTCAACTTTACTGATCGTTTTTGTTCTCGGTGATCGTTCAGATTAGTAATGTTCGTGTACACTCTATGTACCAGTTAAATTCCAATTTCAAGCTCGTTCTAATTTTGGATGGTAAAAAAGGGTACCCGTATGAAATATAGGGCGCATAGTCAAGTACTGTTATAGTCGACCTGATGCGGATCGTGCATCACTGCTCCTTAGGTCCACCTGCCATATAAAATTAGTACGAGCGCAAGCAGCCCCAGTATCCTGCCCGCATCCTACCCCGCCCGACCCATCCATTATCACTTCATGCATCACACCTGCAATGCTAGAAGCAATTCATAGCCGACTCACCGAAAGATCCAGCCTATAAATCCAAGAGGTAGCTATTATTCCGGGAAGAGTCAACGTATTGCCATCGTCATCCAGCGTCAGAGGTGCCCAGACCAAGCTGGATAAAACAAAAGACCATAAATACAGGTTGTTTTACACCTATAAACCATCCGAGCTTCAGTTGTATCAACTGGTGCTTTGTCAGCGAATCAAGATCCTCAGAACGATGAGATGCAGACGGACTAGCTGGTCACCACTTATCTTGACCCCGGTCCAAGCGCCAAGATTTTATTGGGCTTCGTCACCTGTATTGCTCATCCGTACAAGGATTGCGGATTTCATTCGACCCCACGTGACACCAGCGGCGGTAGCCTCGCTCCTTTTCCATGTCAGCCGTGGGCGATATACGCCTGGCCTCGTATAAATCTCGAAAACGGCGTCTCGCAGTTCGTGCTGGTCATAATATCAAGACCACGACCAAGTTGAAGCCAGTTTAAGCCAGTTTAAGCCAGTTTAAGCTAACACCAAACCAAGATGGCCCGCCGCCTCAGTCACCATGACTACACGGTCGGGTGGGTATGCGCCTTGCCGGACGAGCTGACTGCCGCTCAGGAGATGCTTGACGAGGAACATCAGAATCTTCCTTCGAACCACACCGATTCAAATATATACACCCTAGGGTCCATAGGAGCCCATAATGTCGTCCTGGCGTGTCTGCCTGCAGGCCAGACCGGTACCAACTCTGCTGTGGCAGTGGCCATGCAGATGAAAACTACGTTTCCGGCCGTTCGATTTGGGCTGATGGTAGGAATTGGAGGCGGCGTtccaagcaaagaagcagatATTCGGCTTGGCGATGTTGTTGTCAGCCAACCGGGCAACGGTCATGGCGGGGTAGTACAATACGACTTTGGAAAGTCAACACCAACCGGGTTCAAGCGGACGGGGTTCCTCAATGCTCCGCCCACAATCCTCCTCGCCGCCGTTACGAAGCTTCGATCCAACCTCGACCGAGGGAGAAGTAGTCTGTCGCCACACCTGTCAAAGCTTGGTAACCTCCCCAAGTTCGGCCGCGATCAAGCAGGAAGCGATTTGCTGTTCGAGGCGGAGTACAACCATAGTGGACAGGATAGCTGTCTATCATGTACGACCGCGAGGACGGTACAGAGGAACGAACGGGCGGACAATATACCTATGATTTACTACGGTGCAATCGCGTCGGGGAACCAGGTAATGAGGGACGGAGTCGAACGGGACAAGATTAGCTCAGAATTCGGAGGAGTTCTCTGCTTTGAGATGGAGGCGGCCGGGCTGATGAATACCTTTCCATGCCTGGTGATCCGCGGAATCTGCGACTACGCTGACTCCCACAAGAATAAGAGATGGCAGCCATATGCGGCGGGAACAGCAGCGGCATACGCGAAGGAGTTGCTAGGCGTGATACCGGCGGCGGATGTGGTGGACACGCAAACGGTCGATGAAGCACTACGAGGTTAGTCTAGCCGTCACAGCGTAAGGTTTAGAGATAGGACTAACACGTTATAGGGGTGAAACATACCTTTTACCTCCCGTTCGAACGAAATCACAAGTTTATCGGTCGGAATGCAGAGCTCGATACGCTGAAACAAAAGCTCCTAGTAAATAAAGATTGTCAGAAAGTAGCGCTCAGCGGTCTTGGTGGTATCGGTAAGACACAAGTCGCGCTACAATTCGCATATTCAGTTAAGGAGGACTGTCCAGAATACTCTATTTTCTGGGTACAAGCGTTGAGTATGGAGACGTTTGAGCTAAGCTGCAGGGAGATAGCGAGAGTATTAGGGATACGCCAGGAGCAAGAGGGCGGCGAAGACCTGAAAATCCTAGTGCGGCAACGGCTAAGTGCAAAGACCGCAGGAAAGTGGTTGCTAGTTATCGACAACGCTGACGACCTTGACTTGCTTCGCGGGACATATCAAGCAGAAGGTTTGCTGGCCTTTCTGCCAGAAAGCGATGGTGGCCTGACTATATTCACGACGCGGCATGGAGCTGTAGCGCAGTACTTGACGGGCAGCGATGTGGTTGAGATAGAAAAAATGACGAGACAGGAGACGACGGACTTGTTACAGAAGTCTCTAGTTCGAAAGAATCCTTCTGACAACTTCGAGACTGTGGTGAATCTTCTGGCGGAGCTGGAGTACCTTCCGTTGGCTATCACCCAGGCAGCAGCATATATAAACACTAACAAAAGCTCCATCTCCGAGTATTTACGCCTATTGAAGAAGACAGAGCAGGATGCCGTCGCACTCATAAGCACGGATTTCGGCGATAAAACACGATATCGGAACTCGATGAATGCGGTTGCGAAGACGTGGACGATCACCTTCAACAAAATTCTCGAATGCGATACCTTAGCCACAGATCTTCTCGCATTTATATCTTGCATTGAATGGAGAGCGATCCCATACTCTATTTTACCAGCAGCGTATCCTGAAGCACGGCTGGTAGGAGCCATCGGTACACTCTGCTCCTACTCGTTTCTggagagaagagatgatggAACCAAGCTCGATATGCATAGGCTAGTCCACTTGGCGACAAGGATATGGGTAAATCAGAATGGTTGTAAAGCAGAAACGACAATAGCTGCATTAAAACACCTGGCGGAAGTCTTTCCATCCGACGATTATACTAATCGGGAGATCTGGCGGGATTACCTGCCGCATGTGGCACGGATAGAGAAGGACGAGCAATGCCAAGatacagaagagaagagcagGCTTTGTCTAAAGGTCGGGCGGTGCTTACACGTCGATGGGCGGATGAAAGAAGCTGTTCTTTGGCTACAGGAGTCTTGCAAATGGAGGGATATAAATCTTCCTCAAAGTAACATTGGTCGACTGACATCGCAGCACGAGCTCGCTATAGCATATCAAGCCAATGGACAGATCAAGGAGGCGGTCAAACTGCTAGAACATATTGTCGCGATAGATTCAGAAGTGCTCGCAGAAGACCATCCTGATCGACTGGCGTCACAGCACACGCTTGCTATAGTATATCAAGCCAATGGACAGATCAAGGAGGCGGTTAAATTGCTAGAACATGTTGTCGCGATACATATGGAAGTGCTTGCAGAAGACCATCCTAATCGACTGGCGTCACAGCACACGCTCGCTCGAGCATATCAAGCCAATGGACAGATCAAGAAGGCGGTTAAATTGCTAGAACATGTTGTCGCAATACGTATGGAAGTGCTTGCAGAAGACCATCCTAATCGACTGGCGTCGCAGCATGAGCTCGCTCGAGCATATCAAGCAAATAGACAGATCAAGGAGGCGGTCAAACTGCTAGAACATGTTGTCGCGATACGTAGAGAAGTGCTCGCAGAAGACCATCCTGATCGACTGTTATCGGAGAGGACCCTTACTGCTTTCTACAATGatctgatgaagagatcCAGCGCAAAACAGGCGTCTGCAACTCCGCAAGCAATGTCCGAAAACAATATCACTTCCACTGCGCTGtcagatcaatcaatcaatcaatcaagaatCTATTAACCTGTTCGAGCCTAACTACTGAACATCTAGCTATGCAGGTGctcaatcaatcaatcaatcaatcaaaattcATTAACCTGATGTAGCCTAACTATTGAAACGTTTAGCTATGCAAGGCGTCTCACCAGAGACAGAATCTTGGACCGGGAACGCCTGAAATCAAACCTATTGTACATAGAAACGTAGGAAATATAATCGAAAAGCTTCCACAACTAACGTGCCTGCCACCGCACCCCCCCTAGTTTCACCATCCTCTGCGTCGGCCCATCATCCCATCTACTGTATATGTTCCGCCTATTTCTAGACCACTGGCCTAGACTGACCCCCGTCTAGACCATAACGTACCCGTTTAACCAGCGTCTTCCCCTCCGCTCCTATTGTAGTTGATTCCGGCGCCTGCGTGATCAGCTCCGCTTCGCGGAACTGGCCCAGCAGGCCTGTGTTGTGTACAAATTCGGCAACCCAGCGGAGTGCCTGCGGGTGTGACATGACCGAGTCGTAGTCGGCTGTCTTTCCTCGGAGCCCCCGGATTCTATCAATACGGTCAAGCATGGCCCCTCGCAGATCGGTGTACAGCGAGCACTGCAGGAGGACATGCCTCGAGGTCTGGGAGCCCTCCTGGCAGCTACACCGGTCTGACTCGGCCGCGTtgattttatataaaaagTGCCGCAGGCCGATCCGTTGCGTGCGCATCTGGATGGCGATCGCGGTGTGCGGCTTGGAGAGGTCCTTCCAGAGTTCTAGAACCTTCCTGGTCGGCTTGCTGACCAGTCGATGGGTCGGAGCGGCCACTAGGTGTATCTTCCTCGCATCCCGCTGCCACTCCGTCTCCCACCGTCGCTTGATCTTATGTCGAATTAAGCGTTTGGCCGCTGCGGCAGACGGACCGGGCCGTCCCGGAGCCGCAGGTGTGGGTCAGTTGCGGcctcaatcaatcaatcaatcaatcaagattctATTAACCTGATGCAGCCTAACTACTGAACGTCTAGCTATGCAGGTGCTTGAGAGCCTAGAATCTAACCGTAAACGCCGTATATCCCACGGAAGATAGTCCAATCAAAAAGCTTTTAAACACAACTAAAACTGCCTGCCACTCCCCTGGCAGCTGCCTTTTCTACCTCCTCCATCCATCGTTCCTAGTTCCTTCTAGTGCTCCTGGTATGTGAAGACTGATATGTGTATAGAAGGGGCTGACCGGCCCCCTCCTGGTGTGACTATGTactcatcgtcttctatATCTGTCCGTCTTTAGTAGTGACCAGTTTGCTCCACGTCTCTAAATTGACTGAGTAATTCTGTTTGGTGCATGAATTCGGCGACGTAGCGGATCGCCTGCGGATGGGACATGATCCCGTTGTAATCTAATCTTTTCTGGACCCCCGGGTCCAGCTTGCCAATCATTCTACCCCTGAGTTCGGCGTATAATGGACATTGTAGTAAAATATGCCGCGCTGTCTGGGATCCCAACGCATAGAGGTATTGGTCTGAGTCCACGGCTTTAATTTTATGTAGAAAGTGCCGTAGTCCGTTTCTCTGGGTACGCATCTGAATAATAATCGATGCGTACGATTTTGATAGATTCTTATAGAGATCCagtatcttcttgtttggaACCTCCACCAATCGGTATGTTGTGGGGCCTGTTTTCTCGGTCTTCCACTCCCGTATCCATCTATCTTTAATAGAGCGGCGTATCTGTCGTTTGGCCGCTGCAGCTAGGCAAATAGCTTCGCCAGTTTGCTGTGTGCCTTCTCGTGTAGCTCCTTCTCGTGCGGCTTCATCGGCTGCCTCGTTCCCTGGCACTCCGATGTGTGCAGGGATCCAGTGGATCTGGACCCGGTTCTGCATGTTATATCTCCgtataatatagtagatCTGGTCTAATATATATTGGCCCGACGGTCTCCGCGGGTTCTGAATTGCCTGGATCGCGGCCTGGCTGTCCACAAAGACCGTGGCCGGTCTGGTTTCCCTCCGTAGCCTGTGCAGGGCCATCCGGATCCCGGTCAGCTCCCCTGCGTAGACCGTTGACTCCTCTTCTGTTCCCAGCGTAcagttcctcttccagccCTGCGAGAGGCAGACTGTACTAGCTCCAACCCGGCCGTTTAGACCGCTCCCGTCTGTGTACACTGCGATCCCTTCTCGCCTGGCGCAGTAATGTCTGTGGTAGATTAGTGCGGCTTCGTGACTGTCAATCACGGTTGTGACCGGCGGTTCCCATGGTGCCAGAATATATGGCTTGCGGGTTTCCCACTCCTTCTTGCCCAGGGGCCATAGGGGGCCCCCTTTCCGACTCAGTGCCTCCATCGGTGTCCAGCCGCTGCGCCGGCGTTCTTGTACCGTGCGCGGTCTAAGGACCGACTCTGGGCAGGCCAGCTCTGGTCCCGTCCGGATTCTGACCGCCGTTTCTTCAAtgatctgctgcagctggAGGTGTACCggtaatatatataattctacGTTAAGAGCCGCTGCGGAGGTGCCTCTAAAGGCCCCGCTGATCAGCAGCGCTGCCTGCTTCTGAATCTGAGTGAACTCCGCCAGCATCTTCTGGTTGATCGAGGCCACGATCTGGCCACCCTTAGGACTGTACCAGGCCGCGGCCGCGTAGAATAGCTGGGGAACGATCACCGCCTGATAGATCCGGCGCATGGCACGCAGAGGGGCCCCCCACGTGGATCCTGCGATCCCCTTGAGGGCCGCCAGCGTCCCGTGCGCCTTGGCCAGGGCCTTGGTTCGATGGATGGAGAACGACAGGGTCTTGTCCAACCATACCCCCAAGTACTTGGCCGTTTCTGTTGGCTTGATTATCGTGTCCGTAAAGATGATCTCCATCTGGTCGTGTCCCGCTGGTGGCAGTGGCACCTCCCATATCTGGTCCGGATGGTCCGGTGGGAGGCCCGGGGACTGGGGCGGCGTTTCCGTCTCCCGTGGGTTAGTAAAATGGATGAGCTCGAACTTGTCCGGTGCAAATTTAGATGCATGTCGACTAGCCCATCAGCCGGCCCGGGACAGAGCCGCATTCAGCGTTTCGACGTTTTCTGCGAAGGTGTCGGACACGGCCAGGGTACACGCGTCGTCGATCCAGCCGAAGGCCGTGGTTGAGCCGCCCTGGGGCCGCCGGACATGGAGATCCTGGATCAGCGGGGTGTTGTAGATCAGGTATAGAATCGGGGACAGCGGCGAGCCCTGCGGGATGCCCGTCGGGGTCGGGAACTCCGCGCTGAGCTCCCCTGCGAGCGAGATCCGGGTCGTTCTGCCGGTTAGAAAGGACTGCAGCCAGTCCGCGAAGTGGCCCAGCTTCAGCTGGCGGAGGTTGAAGAGCAGCCGGGCGTGGGACACGTTGTCAAAGGCACCAGAGACGTCAAGCAGGATCATACTTACCTTTTTACCCTGTCCCCATGCACGATATATATTATCgaggatgagctggatgacGTGGTCCGTCGAGATCCCCTTTCTGCCTCCGAGATGGGTCTGTGGGAGTAATTTGTGCTCCTCCAAGGCCCAGGCAATGCGTGTTGCTATGATCGACTCGAGAATCTTACCAAAAGTATTGAGCAGGGCAACTGGTCGGTATGATTTTGGCTTGCGGTAGTCACGCGGTCCGCCCTTGCGTAGGGCCACCGTGGTAGAGGTCTGGAAGTGTCTCGGATTGTGCCCTGTTTTGTTACTCGCGTTGAACAGAGCCGTAGCCCGCTCTGGAAAGACCGGGACCTTGCACAGCTCGTGCCAGATCTTGTTCGGGACCGCGTCCGGCCCAGGGGCCTTGTCTGGCGGTGCCCGCCGGATGGCCTTGGCGACCTCCTCTTTCGTGACCTCTGGGAACTCGATCTGCGGCGGCTGGGTGCGTCTCGCGATATCGGATAGGTCGGCCGGCGGTGGCTCGGGAAAGAACGATTCTCGCAGGACCTCGGCCTTGGCCTCGGTGGTGTCGGCCGGCCCGTGAGGTCCATTTAAGGTTGGGATCATATTGGCGGCCCGGCCCCCACGGTTACGGGCCCACTTAGCCACGCGCCAGATCCCGTGCGTGCCTTGATCGATCGCCTCCGAGACCCAGCGGCGGAAGCCCCTCCGTAGGGACCGGTTGATGATCCGGCCCTTTCGGTTGCGGGCCTTGACGTAGGCGGTCCAGTCTGAGGGTAGACGGTGACGCATATAGATCCTGCGGAGTTTTCTAGTTATCTTGACCGCACGTTTGCATTCCGGTGTGAAGTCTGGCTTGGCCCACTCGCTGGGACGGGCCCACGGGACCGCGTGCTGGATCGCGCGCTGCACGACCTCCATAAGGAAGTCGACCGCCGCGTCAATCGAGGCCGCCGAGAGATTCATTTTTAGCACGTCCCAGtgagaatatatattgaggTTGCTGGCCATAAATTTACGCAGCTTGGCTGCCTCTATGGTCTTCTACTGGCGTCGTTTCGGTGGTTGGTATGCGTGAGGCGCGAGGTAAAGAATCATACGGATTAGTAGGTGGTTAGAGTCCGCGTGGACCTTGGGGGCCACCTCGCAGGCGATGTGTTGATCTGCAAGGCTCTGAGCCCCGAAGACAAGGTCAATCGTGGACCGGTGGTTGTTCCGGTCTTGGGTTATTGTCCCCAGCTCGAGCCACAGGTCCAGGAGCCTGGAGTCCGCGAATTCGAGCAGCTGGGGGGCCTTTTGGTCTGTCCGGATCTGTCGGTCCTGGCTAGTGTCGTCGGTGTCGTCGTTTGTCGTCGTGGCCTCACCGGCCGTGGTCGTCTCGCTGTGCCTCGTCGCCAAAGGTACCCGCTCGTCGGGCCTCGCGTGAGGAAACGGGGACGCCCGCCCACCCCAGCCGCGCTTATACCCGCCGAGGCCGTGAAACGTCTCGGTGGTGCGGTCTGGGGTGACCGAAGCCCGGTGGCCGTTTGGTCGCCGGCACCGTTGGGGTCTGTGGATCGTTGGCCGCTGGCCATCATCGAAAAGCAGATTCCAGGGGGGAGCCGCCCTGCGGTAGCCGCCGTTCGTCGGCGTGTCCGCAGGGTCTGGTCCCCCCACCCGAGGGCCGTATGCCGCAGGCCTGTCTCCGCCCTTTGGGGTGGTCACGACGGGAACAACCTTGCGTGCGGACCGGATCCTGAGGGGTTCCAGTGGGGGCAATTGGATGGTCGCATGTGTGCCGCCGGTGCGCCGGTGGTGTCGCTGTGACCGGGCGCTCGTTCGCCCCGATCGGAGTAAACTCCTTGAAGCCAAACTTCTGCTCCTCCGGGGGCTGATGGGCACCGTGGGACGCCAGCGCTTCGCGCCGGCCCCTGCGGTGCCCGCCAGGAACAAGGTATCTGGTTGATTCTGCCAGTAGTCATATGCTTGTCTCAAAGATTAAGCCATGCATGTCTAAGTATAAGCACTTTATACTGTGAAACTGCGAATGGCTCATTAAATCAGTTATCGTTTATTTGATAGTACCTTACTACATGGATACCTGTGGTAATTCTAGAGCTAATACATGCTAAAAACCTCGACTTCGGAAGGGGTGTATTTATTAGATAAAAAACCAATGCCCTTCGGGGCTCCTTGGTGATTCATAATAACTTAACGAATCGCATGGCCTTGCGCCGGCGATGGTTCATTCAAATTTCTGCCCTATCAACTTTCGATGGTAGGATAGTGGCCTACCATGGTGGCAACGGGTAACGGGGAATTAGGGTTCGATTCCGGAGAGGGAGCCTGAGAAACGGCTACCACATCCAAGGAAGGCAGCAGGCGCGCAAATTACCCAATCCCGACACGGGGAGGTAGTGACAATAAATACTGATACGGGGCTCTTTTGGGTCTCGTAATTGGAATGAGTACAATCTAAATCCCTTAACGAGGAACAATTGGAGGGCAAGTCTGGTGCCAGCAGCCGCGGTAATTCCAGCTCCAATAGCGTATATTAAAGTTGTTGCAGTTAAAAAGCTCGTAGTTGAACCTTGGGTCTGGCTGGCCGGTCCGCCTCACCGCGAGTACTGGTCCGGCTGGACCTTTCCTTCTGGGGAACCTCATGGCCTTCACTGGCTGTGGGGGGAACCAGGACTTTTACTGTGAAAAAATTAGAGTGTTCAAAGCAGGCCTTTGCTCGAATACATTAGCATGGAATAATAGAAT from Aspergillus oryzae RIB40 DNA, chromosome 7 includes the following:
- a CDS encoding 5'-methylthioadenosine/S-adenosylhomocysteine nucleosidase family protein (nucleoside phosphorylase), coding for MARRLSHHDYTVGWVCALPDELTAAQEMLDEEHQNLPSNHTDSNIYTLGSIGAHNVVLACLPAGQTGTNSAVAVAMQMKTTFPAVRFGLMVGIGGGVPSKEADIRLGDVVVSQPGNGHGGVVQYDFGKSTPTGFKRTGFLNAPPTILLAAVTKLRSNLDRGRSSLSPHLSKLGNLPKFGRDQAGSDLLFEAEYNHSGQDSCLSCTTARTVQRNERADNIPMIYYGAIASGNQVMRDGVERDKISSEFGGVLCFEMEAAGLMNTFPCLVIRGICDYADSHKNKRWQPYAAGTAAAYAKELLGVIPAADVVDTQTVDEALREQALSKGRAVLTRRWADERSCSLATGVLQMEGYKSSSK
- a CDS encoding uncharacterized protein (predicted protein), whose translation is MRTQRIGLRHFLYKINAAESDRCSCQEGSQTSRHVLLQCSLYTDLRGAMLDRIDRIRGLRGKTADYDSVMSHPQALRWVAEFVHNTGLLGQFREAELITQAPESTTIGAEGKTLVKRILD
- a CDS encoding uncharacterized protein (predicted protein), with amino-acid sequence MASGQRSTDPNDRTTETFHGLGGYKRGWGGRASPFPHARPDERVPLATRHSETTTAGEATTTNDDTDDTSQDRQIRTDQKAPQLLEFADSRLLDLWLELGTITQDRNNHRSTIDLVFGAQSLADQHIACEVAPKVHADSNHLLIQAAKLRKFMASNLNIYSHWDVLKMNLSAASIDAAVDFLMEVVQRAIQHAVPWARPSEWAKPDFTPECKRAVKITRKLRRIYMRHRLPSDWTAYVKARNRKGRIINRSLRRGFRRWVSEAIDQGTHGIWRVAKWARNRGGRAANMIPTLNGPHGPADTTEAKAEVLRESFFPEPPPADLSDIARRTQPPQIEFPEVTKEEVAKAIRRAPPDKAPGPDAVPNKIWHELCKVPVFPERATALFNASNKTGHNPRHFQTSTTVALRKGGPRDYRKPKSYRPVALLNTFGKILESIIATRIAWALEEHKLLPQTHLGGRKGISTDHVIQLILDNIYRAWGQGKKVSMILLDVSGAFDNVSHARLLFNLRQLKLGHFADWLQSFLTGRTTRISLAGELSAEFPTPTGIPQGSPLSPILYLIYNTPLIQDLHVRRPQGGSTTAFGWIDDACTLAVSDTFAENVETLNAALRHASKFAPDKFELIHFTNPRETETPPQSPGLPPDHPDQIWEVPLPPAGHDQMEIIFTDTIIKPTETAKYLGVWLDKTLSFSIHRTKALAKAHGTLAALKGIAGSTWGAPLRAMRRIYQAVIVPQLFYAAAAWYSPKGGQIVASINQKMLAEFTQIQKQAALLISGAFRGTSAAALNVELYILPVHLQLQQIIEETAVRIRTGPELACPESVLRPRTVQERRRSGWTPMEALSRKGGPLWPLGKKEWETRKPYILAPWEPPVTTVIDSHEAALIYHRHYCARREGIAVYTDGSGLNGRVGASTVCLSQGWKRNCTLGTEEESTVYAGELTGIRMALHRLRRETRPATVFVDSQAAIQAIQNPRRPSGQYILDQIYYIIRRYNMQNRVQIHWIPAHIGVPGNEAADEAAREGATREGTQQTGEAICLAAAAKRQIRRSIKDRWIREWKTEKTGPTTYRLVEVPNKKILDLYKNLSKSYASIIIQMRTQRNGLRHFLHKIKAVDSDQYLYALGSQTARHILLQCPLYAELRGRMIGKLDPGVQKRLDYNGIMSHPQAIRYVAEFMHQTELLSQFRDVEQTGHY